The window ggttggtggtggtgatgatgaagatggatgATGATGGAGATGGATAGATAGATGTAGAACTGGAGTCCCACCAGTCTACCAGccgtaggagtcccacctaggccaCCACCAAGGAGATCCATCTTGGATGTAAACGCTGAGATCCACAGCCACTTGAGTCCACAAGCAAAAGTTCTCAAAGAGAgcaatttgttttcaattcatggtTGTCTTTAAGAGCATCCAGGACTTGCATTATATAGAGATGGAAATCTTGAGTACATCACAATAACATTAAAAGACTCTTAGAATCCAAAACCCCTTCAAAATTCCCCATACGTAGATAACAATTCCTAGACATGGAAAACTACCCCCAAGACCTAGAAAGCTGTTCTCAAGACATAGGAACTACAAACAAGACTTTAAAAACTGATAATGGAAGGCACTTAATGCTGCCTTCGAATTCAAAAAGACAAATACTAAAAACTAGGAGATACTCTAGTGGCTATTAGACTTCTACCTAGAAAGATGAAAGGACTCTTAAATAAACCTtggaaatatgaaaataagctactactaagcctaatcccgtatgccttcctcgtacccacattttaggcccattacagTGGCCTATttcaaagaaaacacatggaatcaaaggcccaatgcatacataaccccacccaaggcttatttccaataaaataagcccattatatgacttatctgcatcaaggGCTGTGTGGCTAGGAAGTTCATTATCGCTGAGAGTCCCTGCCCAGGAGGGTTTTTCGTGTCCAGATTGGATTAACGGATGGTGCAGAATTCAAAATCTGGAGAAGAAATACAGCAGAGAGGTAATTAGTCTTTCCAGTTTTCTCTCTTGTTACTTGTGGATAGCGACAAACGATCTAGTATTTGGGAGAAAATCTTGGAATCCTGGCACAAAGAGCTTTCACTGAGTTTGCTGCTGTTCAGATGCCTCATAAGGCTCAAGCTCCCGCTCCCCAAGTCACTGGTTACCAATACCTCATTGTGGACTCCACCAACTCAGCCTTTCAATAAAGATAAATGGCAATGCTTCATGGAGTGAGGGTCACGAGAAATGTGGGATTGGAGTGATAATGAGGGATTATCAAGGGCAGCCCCTAATGCAAACTCGACCTTGAACCTGGgaaaaaccagtgggagatcgattggagtaggatcaataaaataaggaagaataaaattgagtaactgaattttttttattgctctTTTCTGTTCACATATGAAAGGAGAACATAAAAGGatagggaggaagaagaagaagaagaggatatggAAGGGGGATAGAGGACTCTCTCAGTCCAGGGTCTCTCACCCAGGGCCTCACCCACGGTCTCTCACCGTTACTGCCtctcacagcttcaaccatAGCTCTCTTTTCTTCAAGCTCTGTCCCTATTCTGCTCAGCCACACACTTATTTATAATCATCTCATCAATGGTTACAAAATTAGCAACTCCCAATAGTGTGGGGAGATtgcttggctgccaataaaactgaaaaaaaggaaactatcataaaattagaaactctaGCTATTGACTCGATAACAatgcaagaaaatagaaactaatacaTAGTATCCTAACAAATATTGGCAGCATCTCCTCCAAGCCAGCTGTCGATATTGAGCAACACAACACTATTCACATGAACCGTGTCACGGGAACAATAACtcgtggtactgttcacgtgagcagttctatttatttatttatttgtcttggtcttcttcatgctttgatctacatcagccCCGTCTTTGCGAAATCTGAAGTTTCCCTTTTCTCCAGTATCCTTGATGGGGAAGCTCTCACAATTCGTAGCGGTATGTTGGAAGCTATCTCCATTGGTGCTGAGTTCATTTTGGTTGAGTCAGATTCCAAGGAAGTAATCAAATGCATCCAGAACCAAGCTCTCCCAGCCCCACTATCTACTCAGCTGATCATTTCAGACGTCATTCATTTGGCATCCTGTTTCAGGGAATGTAGTTTCAACTATATTTCTAGGACCTCTAATTGTATTGCAAATTCCTTAGCTCGGAAGGCCCTGTCTATAGCGTGTTTGACAGTTTGGCCTATTTCCACTCCGTGGTTGATGGAGTCTCGTCCACCACCACCCATGTGTTCTCCACGATATGAATAGATTccatcttaccaaaaaaaagaggaagaagaaagctaTCCTCTTATTTTCATAGAAGAGCCTGATTTAAGAAATTACATAAAAGCCCTTATTCTAGTCCTTATTCTTCGAGTTTGTTTCTTGTTTACCCCATGCTTTTCTATAATTCCAGAAAAGTCCATCTCTCCTAGATTTAGTACCATTTTGCCCCTACTCTTGTTTACTATCCCTAATAGGGTTCTGAACTTCCATTTATTTATGGAATTGCCACTCATTCCATGTaattgaatttctatttttttttggtaaatgaatatattaccgaaccccaaggGGGGGCAGGGAAGAGAGAACCAATATACAagaggggaaaagagaaaacaggggaaaggaaagaagggggaaggggggcgACCAACCAGCCTATGCAAAGGAGGAAGGCCGCAAAAGGGCAatatcaaggccccaaaaagtcaaaatatgcctgttcctaAGGGTGTCCATGGAGTGCCTCTGCCGGAAACAGCTGAGCTTGGAAGACACATCGAAGGAGATGGATTTCCAAATCACGTCAAAGGATCTAgaattggaagtccatctcctgaggtttctttccatccagatatggtgaATTGCAGCACTAAAAACTAGCTTCCCCATAGTGTCACAAATGGAGTTCCCAGGATAAGTCTTGAGCAACCAGAGCCATTCACGGTCAAAACTCCGGGTCCTTCTACTACGCGGCCAGATAAATGACATGGCCTTATTCCAAATGGTGGAGTTgaaggggcaatcaaagaagaggtgagggATGTCTTCTTGGCCAATCCAACAGAGGTTACAAGAAGGGGGGGCGGGGATGGtgcggtggatgaggaaggcttgggtaggcaGGCAAAGTCTAAGGGCTCTCCAAACAGTGAGGCTATGGAGGGGGATATGGCTTTTGAACCAGACTAAGTTGTGCCAGGGGACAGAAGGTCTAGGGTCTTTGGAAAGGTTCCAAGCTGAAGAAGAGGTGAAGATGCCATTAGGGGAGGGAAGCTAGATAACCTTGTCCGCGCATTGggatggggttgactgcaaaggGGGGAGGGTTGCCCAGATCTGGGAGATGATGGCAGGGTTAAGAGAGGGATGGGAGGTCCAAGAACCAGAGGAGATAGAGGGAGGAGACAGGGGCATCCTTTGGTAGCCCAGAGGAATAGATGGCTCTGGGACCAAGAAGATTATAGAGGATCCCTAGGGGGCGCTAGGGGTTAAGCCAAAGAGAGGTGGAGGTACCATTAGCAATGGAAGAGGAGATTCCATAAAGAGCAAGGGGGTGAAGAGAGAGAATCTTACGCCAAATCCAAGAGGAGTCAGCAGGGATAGggacagtccagatggagtcggATTTAAGGAGATGAGGTTGGACCCAGGAGACCCAGATTGAATCCTGGAGGGAGGAAATTTTCCAGAGGAGCTTAAGGATGCCAGACGTGTTAGAGTCACGAATGCGGCTGAGACCCAGACCACCCTCGGATTTAGGGAGGCAGATAGACTTCCAGCTGACAGGGTGAAGAAATCTGGGGGTGTCACTccccttccaaaggaaggcacaaAGGATGCGTTCAATGGCCTTGATGGTGGAGTTAGGGATGTAGAAGATACTTgtccagtagatgtaggaagcTTGGAGGACTGAGCGGATACATTCAAGTCTTccagcataggagagaagcttgcctttccaaagctgaaggCGCTTACGGATGTTGTCGAGCATAGGAGTACAGTGGTGGCTCGAGAGTCTGGCAGGAATCaggggaaggccaaggtaaATGACAGGTAGGGAGCCAGTGGAGAAGCCAGTAAGCTGGCGAAGGGACTCTTCAGTAGAGTCCAAGATACTAgagagaaagattttggatttgaggagattgACTCGAAGACCAGAGAGAGATTCGAAGAGATGGAGTGAGTCCATAATGGCAGAGATAGAAGAGTGGGAGGCCTTAGAAAAGATCATCAGGCCGTCGGCAAAGGCCagatgagagagattgatgTGCTTGCATTTTGGAAAGGGAGAGATAAGGTGGAgatcagttttggtttggaggCTCCTGGAAAGGACTTCCagggcaagggagaagagaaaaggggagagggggcaacCTTGACGGATTCCAACTTTGGAGCGGAAGAAACCGGCAGGGGTGCATTGACGAGgacagagaaggagggggaggagatctAGGCGTATATTCAACGAACGAAGACGGGGGGAAGCCCATGAGGGAGAGCACATCACAAATGAAATCCCAAAGGATggagtcaaaggctttgtggagATCGATTTTCAAAAGAGCCACAGGGGAGTGAGATTTTCGGTCGAATCCTCTGACGATCTCAGAGCAGAGGATAATGTTGTCCACAATGCTCCGGCCGCAGATGAAGGCCGATTGGTTGGGACTGATGAGGGAGGGAATGACAGCCTTAATCCGATTAGCAAGaatcttggcaatgaacttcTAAATGAGGTTACAGAGAGAGATGGGCCGAAAGTTAGACAAAGAAGTAGccccttcctttttggggataAGGCAGATGAAAGTCTGGTTGATCTGAGGAAGTTGACCAGGCTTGAAAAAGAAGCTGCGGATGGCTTTGAACACCTCTCCTTTTAAAGAGTCCCAATAGTTAAGAAAGAATCCTATGCTGAAGCCATCAGGGCCAAGAGCCTTGTTGGCCTTATGGGAAAGAATAGCCTGAGAGATTTCCTCGTCAGAGGGGATGGCTAtgagggaggaagagagggggggaggaATGAATTTATCAATGAGCCCAGAGCGGataggggaaggggggggggggagggaggggttgaagagagtggagaagaaggaggaggcaGCCTCTTTAATATCGGTGGGAGAGGTGAGAGAGGTCCCATCAGCAGCGGCTAGATGGGTGATGGAGTTTGAATTCTACCTGGTTTTGAGGGAGCGATGGAAATAGGCAGAGTTCGAATCTCCAAGCTCCAACCACTTGGTGCGAGATTTCTGACGTAGGAAGCTTTCTTCGAGGAGAGCGAGAGAAGATAGCTCTTCGAAGAGTCTCTTCTCATTAGCGGCAAAACTCGGGTTAAGGGGGGTCAGACTGGAGCTTAAATTGGACCAGAGATAGATCGGACCGGCAAGAAGAGAGTCTAGAAGGGAGATTGCCAAAGGTGGAGAGATTCCACCTACGAAGAGCCGATTTGGTGTTGTGGAGCTTTCTAGCTAGGGCAACCAGAGGAAGCAAATGGGCCGAGACTCGCTAAGCTTTCAAGATAGTGGGCTGATAGAGGGGGTGGGACGTCCACATGTCgaagaatttgaaaggtttgGGACCAAACGAGGAGTAAGGCTGAATGGAAATGAGACAGGGGTAGTGATCAAAGAGACCTTAGAGGAGAAAGGAGGCATGGAAATGGTGAAGAGAGGAGAGCCAGACTTCATTGACGAGAAATCGATCTAGTTTACAGGCAATGCGGTCAGGGCCTACACGACGGTTGTGCCAAGTGAGAGGGGAACCAGACCAATGAAGGTCATCAAGGCCGAGATCCTCAATGCAGTCATTGAAAGGATCAACCGCCGAGAGATCAATGGGCCTGCCACCTAATTTCTCAAGCTGGGAGCGGACAGCATTGAAGTCGCCTCCGATTCCCCATGGGAGGGAGTCCATACCGGCCTTGAGGAGGGAGAGGTCAGTCCAGAGGCGCAGACGGACGCTGGCCTGGTTACAAGCATAAACCACAGAGataaagaaaggagaaggagagttGTGAAAGGATAAGCAGAGATGAACAAATTGGGAAGAAGAGTGGGATAAGGAGATGTGGAGTTTGGAGGGGTCCCAGAGAATCCAAATCCGTCCAAACGGCGAATGGATATAATTGGAAAGGAAGGACCAGGAGGGAGCAATGGATGCAGCGATGCGGGACGCATTTTCCAGAAGGACATAGGTCTCAAGGAGAGCACAaaaggagaagttggaggatTTGATGAAGGATCTAAGCTCAAGGTGTTTGGCTATGGAGTTTAGACCACGGACATTCCAGATAAAGCCAAATAACATGGAAACTAGGGGGATGGGGGCAGCGAAGTCCACGTAGGGGTGCTCTTGTGTTGCCTACGAGCATAGGCGACAGTCGGGCTGCTAACAAGGGGCCGATACATGGGGAGGGGTAAAGCCACCCTAGGAAGGAAGGGGTGAAACAAAGCGGATAGGGTTATCTGGGTAGGGGATGGGGGGAATGGTGACAATGGTGGAGCCAAGGAGGGGTGGTGGAAGGAGGGCCCAAAGGAAGGGATGAGGGGTTCAGAAGTGGATCGGGAAAGGGTTGGGTGGGTGGGGGGAATGGGCTCAGGATTGGGCTTAGGATCGGGGTAGGTTTTCTGGTATAGATGGGCTTGGGGTTGGATAATAGGTAGGTTATATGTAGAAAAGGATTTGGGCTGGGTGTTGGATCGCAGGTGGGCCAGGGGAGTTGGCTGAGaggaaaagggggaggggggggggagatgggcCGATAAGATGGGCCGGGATGAGGTGAAGGGTGTTCTGTGTGGGGTCCAGCAGGGTAAAGCAAAAGCGGGTTACGTGTGGGGGGCCACGTGGGGGGAGGGGTAAGGTAAAAGGGGGTTAAAGAAGTAAATTTAgaaaaaacaggggtggggggCTTAAAAGCCGACAAAGAGGGGGGGTCAAACCTTGGCTCAAGGGCCGAGATGCTTGCTCGCGAATGGCAAAGGGCACTGTCCAGTTCACTTGCAGGGACACTTTCAGGCCTGCAATAATCCAAATCCGGCAAGGTTGGAGATGCGATGGAGATACCAAGCCTAGGCAGATTTTCTGAACGAGATTGAAGAGGCGACAATAGCGACTGGTCTAGGAGAGCAGGCAGCTGGGTACAGTCTTCATCAGCTTTTCCAGGCAGTCCTAGGCTTCTTCCAACGGAGTTGACATGGTCAGGCGACTTGGAGCCTGGCACAGTAGGGTGCAGGGCTTCAGGAGCAGCAGCGCTATCGGGAGCAGATATCGAGGGCTCCACCGAAAGGATTACGGCATGGCACGGCGGTGGTGTTGCTTATTGTTACGGCGACGACGGGATGTTGATCTTCCACGGCTCTGCGATTCAATCATAACTTCTATCTAAGGGCGAGGATGAGCAGTTGCAGTAACAGGGGAGGCAGATGTTTCCACAGGTGCCACCGATGGAGATAGAGTTGAAGATGACGAAGGAATATCAGCTGGAGAAGAGTTCTGTGGAGTCTCAAACGCTGCCAGAGATAAAAGAGCAGTGGCAGCACAGTCGGAGGTAAGGTGTCCAAAAATCTTGCAGTGGCGACAGCGAGGAGGCAGCCAGTGGAACTTGATAGGTTGAACAAAACTGAATCCATCATCTTCCACCATGGTGATGTGCGAGGTTGGAGTAGACTCGGCAGAAACATCTACGCAAATCCTAGCATAGGAGAGGCGGTCCATCTTAAGAGTTCGAGCATCAGTATGCAGTGGGTAGACTAAGATTGAGCCAAGACGACTGAGGCAATCACGAGTCTAGTAATGAAGAGGGAGACCAGCGAGAGTTATCTACAAGGGAACAGTGCTGAAGTTGACCTTGTGGAGGAGGTGGGGGGTTCATTGACGAAGGAAGATGGGCTTGGAGCCAACCATCCAGGGGGCTCCATCAAGGACACAGGCCTCCGAGAGGAAGCGAAACACGAAGACACCAATATCAAGAAGAAAAGTGTTGAAAGACCCTGCAGATTTCCATTGCTTCAAAAGAGAGGCTTTGACGAGGTTGAAAGGAGGCCTGGGTCTAAGAAAGTGGCCAAAAAAGACAGGAACTCCACTTCGGGATTTcaggggagaggagagagtcAGGGCAGTGGGCAACAAGTAGTCTATTATCGATAACAGGGGGATGAAAAGGAGGGATGAGTCGACTGAGGAGGGGGGGTAGAGGGAAGCTGGAAAAGGGATGACCAGGTTTTTGAGCCAGGGCTATACGAAGGTGtgggtaggggtgtaaatgagtagccaaaatctgtttccgtatccgtgtacgtatccgtttagtactattcgaatccgtccgaaagctaaacggatgcggatacggataggctatagctatccgaaaagctatatttacatgtaaacggataaaatatccgatccgtatccgtgtccgtatccgtttagcactatccgaatcagtccgatagctaatcggatgcagatgcagatatagcactatccgagccgaatccgatccgtttacaatcCTAGGTGTGGGGGGGGGAGCAGGGGAGGTCGTCGGAGCCAAGGAAGAAGGGTGGGGAGGAAATGTGGTGGGTAGTGGCGGAggcaggggagggggagggagggagggagggtggGTGACTCATCCCATCAGGTGTTGCACACTATTTTGGTTAGATTATGTAGGAGTAATTTCATTAGCTTTCTATTACTTGGGTGGGCCATAGTGACTCATAATCAGGGTTTTAGAACCCAGGGTTGCATCAGTCTATCATAGGATAATGCTAGAAACAAAACCTCAATGTTCATTAAATTCCATCCATAAGGCAGCCAAAGGGAATGGAAGAGAAATAACCTCAGTTCATGAGCACAAAATTACTCCATGGAAAACCGaataaagggggaaaaaagagcatagttgtcaaggcgtcgcctaggcttCCTGGCGCCTTTCTCTCGCCTTGACttttggtgtcgccttgatcgCTTAGGCGACGCCTTGTCACCTTGTTGGTGCGGCTTTGGTTTTTAGTCCTTTCCatcgccttggttcgcctaggcaCCTTAACAACTATGAAACAGACACAATAAGCAGTTTTATCACAAGGCCTGTGACAAAAGTGAAATCATTGGCACAATTTATTTTAAAGAAATTACATGAGCATTGAAATCCAAGACCCGTAAGGTGACTTTTTTATATCTAAAGAACCCAAAGGAACTTCTGCAAGTATTTACGAAAGCACTGGGAATACATACAGTTCTTCGATATAAGATAAGATGTGGGAAAATTTTCATATGCTGCATTATATGGAACATAGATAATGAGTGAAATGGATCTCAATCAATAGACCATTTCATCTACTTGTGAAAACTGATTGAAAATGGTAAACTGAAGCCACTGAAATAAAACATAGATACATGCAGATGCATTAAGAAAGCTAAAagctaaataaaaaaaagagcatcccagtgcatggGCTCCCACTACCACAGGCTCTCAAACTAAAAGCTATTGGCAACAAAAATAATTGACTCAAACATGAATACCATAAGCaatgaaacagaaaaataaaagagaaccaAGTTCTGCCCAAACTACAAGAAATGAAATATGACACGCCAAAGAAATTAAATAGAGTAGCTCACAGATTCAGCTTCAGGACTTTGTTTGGAACCCTTCATAAATGAAGCTTTGTCCTCTGAATTCTCATGGCCAGGATAGGTATAAACAACTTTAAGCTTACACTCCTCTATTTTTCTTTCACCATCTTTATTGAACTGAAAACATAACAGAAATCATCAattattttcttgttctttgaaaGCTGAAATATGTCTGGAAGAGAATATATTCTCCAGGTAAATGTTCTTACAGCATCTTGTGGGATCTCATCAACGTCAGTATTTGAAGGTATTATTGTACTCTGCAGGAGAAATTTATCTTTGCATTGCATATCAGGAGGATATTCTCGTTGAGCTTGGAGGGTGACTTAAGGTACGAATGACATGAAAATCAAGAGGATTAGGTAAGTCCAAAACCATTATTATGGGGATGAGAAATATAAGGTACCTGCGGAGGGTGACTTAAGGTACGAATGACATGAAAATCAAGAGGATTAGGTAAGTCCAAAACCATTATTATGGGGATGAGAAATATAAGGTACCTGCGGAGAATAACACAAGAATGCCAGCTGAAGCACATGATGCATATGCAAGGGCTTTTGATGGGTTCGACCTTCCTAGAAGATCTCTCAAACTAGAAGGCAATGATAAGATGATCTTAAATATCTAATTTGTCACATCCTTTCGGACATTCAGAAGGGTATGGGAAACAGTTCCAAAGTACCAATAAGAACGATGTGTATGGCCATTCAATCAGTTGACATTCACACAGTTCTCCTTACTGAGATCCATTGAATGTAGAACCCTGCTTTGGACATGTCTCTCCATAGGTATGTTCTAGGAATGTggcaaagaaacaaaaaggcaCCTGTTATGATGCATGAATCCAAAGCTTGTATCACACCAGTATTTGGTCGTACGAAGTACTTTTTGGGTGTAGTAGTCTTGACCTAATCAAAGGAAACAGAAAGAAACTCAAGTccagaaaactttttccaaatTTATCTAACGAATTCAATTACTGAGATATAAATGGAAGCAGTAGTACCTTGAAGGCAACATGGTGTTCAGTGTTGTTCACTATTTTAAGATCGAAACAACTTTGCTTTTCCAGCTCAACTGATCACATGAATGCAATTGGTAGTCACAACAATTAATCCAGAAAAATGTTTTCCATCCTCGAAACCATTATAAAAACAACATTCCTTCCAACTTGACAAGAATGTGTTCTCTGCTTTATTGGTCAAAATTTCACCCTTTGGTGCTTATGTACCATCTGACGTGCATGTACAAAAATAGCATCAGGACCAACTTGGTATTTATGTTCTCATTTTTTCCCTCCCCTTATCCAGTCAACATTTTTTCCAGTTTTAATTAATTGGCCATCTATTCATATGCCCCATCCAAATGGGCCCTATCATTCATGGC is drawn from Telopea speciosissima isolate NSW1024214 ecotype Mountain lineage chromosome 1, Tspe_v1, whole genome shotgun sequence and contains these coding sequences:
- the LOC122648939 gene encoding vesicle-associated protein 2-1-like — translated: MGGGSQLISVHPDELRFEFELEKQSCFDLKIVNNTEHHVAFKVKTTTPKKYFVRPNTGVIQALDSCIITVTLQAQREYPPDMQCKDKFLLQSTIIPSNTDVDEIPQDAFNKDGERKIEECKLKVVYTYPGHENSEDKASFMKGSKQSPEAESIREVQRLKEERHTALQQTMQLQHELERLKRLSRRKSDPGFSISFVLFVGLIGAMVGFILNFALSAPPTE